Part of the Primulina eburnea isolate SZY01 unplaced genomic scaffold, ASM2296580v1 ctg358_ERROPOS102878, whole genome shotgun sequence genome is shown below.
GATGTCATCGAGTCATAGGACTTTTGTCGAATGATGTTCTTTAGTCATGTCCAAGCCAATGGAAAGAAAAATAACTCGAGGGAGAGTATATTGGGAAACATGTTTTATGGTGTTCTTACGAAATCTCCAAGCTATACAATTCTGTTTTCAATTTCATGTATAAACAGAATTTGtaatattatattgtatattatgatatttaaaaaaaaaaaaaaggttattTGTCAATCTTCTTTCGGCCAACAAGGCAAGGAGTGAAATAAACGAAAAGGCCTGAACAAACTTGCCATTTATTTATTCTTACAATAATGCACGAAGAGGACCTCCATGATCCCCCGGCCACTCGGAATTCAACCAAAAAACAAATGAACAATTACAATCAATAATACACAAATCCCATGTCTATATCCGGTTGGAACTCTAGGCTCATGGCCAGATCTCCATCGTATCGATGCTAACAGAAAGGTAAAAATAATATCCACCCATCGAACTTGTTTGACAAAGACAAGGTTGtgacaaaaaataaaagtttggccttgttaaataaaaaacaaaCTTAATTTACactagtgtgtgtgtgtgtgtgtgtatatatttatatatataattcacgTGAGTGAATATGCTTGAATTGGTCACAACTGAGGAGTGGGAAAAGAAACATTAATGGAAGCTTCTTTGAGAAGTTTCTGCGCAAGAGCCAGTTGTTCCATCAGCAAAAGCGAGTGGGCCCTGTACTCCTGCGCGTGATCAACGGACTCCGCCTCGAGTTCGCCCAGCTGGAAGCAAGCCCGCTCCTCCGCCTCCTCCGCCACGCGCAGCCGTTCCCATGCTCTCGTCAGTTCTTGTTTCATCCGCTCCTCCCTTTCCAGGCTGTTTCTCAGCTCTTTCTCCAGCTCTTCGTTCCTTTTTATCAGGGTTTCTCGATCTCCATGCGAGCCGTGGTGCGGCGGCGCGGTCGTGTCGGAGGGAACCACGGTGTTTGGAGCCATGAAATTAATCCAGAAGAGAATTAAAGAGGGACGGAAGCGTAGACTGTAGTAAGCCTGGGGCCAATAATTTTATAATCTAACAGGGGAACTTTTGCCAAGTTTGAAGTTGCGTATAAAGGGGGTTTATATAGAATTTCCTTTTTGtgctattttatttattatgaatTACATCAAATTTCAAGTTCCCACGTATGTTATATTGATAGTTATTTCTTTTAAAGCGATGATGGATATAAAAAAATCGTTGTGATATGTGTCTATTGTGCAGTCGTGTTTATGTAACTGAGACGTGACAAGATAGGTGTAATACTgaatgtatgtatgtatatttaaaatgaatatatattatataatttttttttataatcatTAACAGAGAATTTCTTAGGATAATCAAGATTCTAACAAAATAACGTATAATACGATCATAtatattattcaaataaattatataaattctTATAAAACGTGCACATTGAGACATGTATATAGTAAAAGAATTATATTAGCAACTATTTTTAGTTatataatgtaattttttttaataatttagtgAAGCGTGCTATGTAATAGTTATTTTTAGTTatataatgtaattttttttaataatttagtgAAGCGTGCTATGTAAtagttattttttaatatttaaaaataatttagaaaataacaaaaaataaataaaccatTAATATGATGAAGATATGATATTTCACAACATGATCGATCACATGAAgagattattaaataattataaataaactaaaaatattaaaataaatattttgtcctaaaaatttcaaaataatcacATAATTAGTTAACAGTGACCCAAAAAAttgtatataaaatatatttaattttttttaagaaaacaaatatttttggtaaaatcaaaatttaaagaAACCAAATCAAACAGTGGAACGTCTTTTGATGATATGTGAAGGACTTTTCCGATGGCCATACCTACGAGTTATGTCCAGGTTCAATGTACCTAATTGCTTCAAAATGGTCAGTCAAAATTACGACTTTTAAATAGTTGCTTAATTGAAACGGTCATGGAGTTGAAATTGACGTTCTGGACAATAATAACTCATAAACGCGTGTGCGTAAAGGTgagtttttttgtaaaataacgACTTGCAAATATGATTAGTTAAGATATCTAACAGAGACGATGGAATTTATatgtaaaaatttaaattttttctgGAAATCTCAGATTTCATGAATTAATTTAATGTTTACATGGAGAGGTGATAATGGTGGTCCATTACGGCTGTCTTCCTCATTTATCGAATATATTCCTTACACGATTCACGTTAATACGTATGACAGACGTGTtctttgtatatatattatatataaaaaaattataaaatagtctcacgagtcaattttatgatataaattTTCAACTCAAAACgactcatgaaaaatattattttttaaatcaaatatattatttttattgcaaATATGGATCGATTCGAATCATCTCGCGAATATAGATCTGTGTACATATGTATACACCCACAATTTTGCTTGAGTTTGAGAAGAGAATATGTGATTTGGAATTAAAATGTCAATTCATACAAATGGATGATCATTTGATAATGCACTGAACAACTCTCCTTCGAACTGTCAAGTGTTTATCACTTATCGAGTTGAATAGTTCGCGGTTATGTTTTTATATACCactagtatttaacccgtgcgatgcacgggatgatattattaaaaattagtgaaaaatgaatagatatttaaattttaaaaaataatacaattataaaaaataaaaaatattttttcactatttttaaaaattttcttatataccacgcatgtcgattaatttttttggataATAATCACtataatatatcaaaatttagaTCGTGTTAGCCTAAGGCAATAACATGATGTTTATcgtgtttagtgtattgatgtcgGCCATCAACTTTAatacatattgaattatttatttttcgagaagttatatattattattttttaacatgtgataagaaaatatttttaaatcacattcaataaaattaataaaaaatgcttttttaaaaattcagtaatttcgtctaaatctacattcacaaacaattttgtgacatgacacgtgtttgacacatttgaatgataacaataattttttcatcaatatctttatccaaatgagTTGTGATTAAATTTACAAAATCTCTTCGTAATATACACAACAGCCTATTACtccgaaagaaaaatgaaacatttGATCATAAGTAGAttatgtataaatcataaaagttattttattaacatttactatgtgtattccaaaataatgtcaacaaattttaaaaggtGTCTTCTAATAAGATGTTTGCTTTCTTTAGAATTGATTTAATCATTTCTATTACGGGACATTATACTATCATGTATCcgtgaactttgtaatataaaaaaaaaattatcacatcattaataaataataattaaaattttgtataaatagaagaataatattttttatttcttgatcatgaaagatagatttcaaacttaatgtctcgttgtttccatatgtaggtatttcataacaacgaacaaatctaaatttaaacgaacATTACATCTTCAAAagattcaactcatatatggtgCTGAAAAGAAGAGccatttcagaattcaattttggaatagataaatttaatatgaatttttttaataaaatttgtttctaatataatatgtaatattgcattatttataatttaaaattcaaataagacatctCAAGGGACAAAAAAAAGTATACATTGGATGTTTTTGACAGAATTACAACATAcattaactctttcaaattatggaaatccgaattgcatgcattgagtgtcaaacatttctgattattgagggTAATATACATGTGTATCGAAATTAATTTACTGTCCATTTGAAATTCTTTTGAatctatctcttttaattttcttgtgctatcttatttgaatttttaagaagacaaatcaagatatacaatatacatatgattttggaagaaaactacaatgcaataattttttaaaattaaggtaattttgaaataatatgtatttgggataaaaaaatttatgattgtTAAATAGTATATTAATGTCCACTGGAATACTTTGTTTTAATGATAATTTGTAACACttaaccaattttatttttagaaaatttaaataaactaattaaatatagtatttcttttttagtaagtattttgagaaataaattacttaaaatagcaaaatttatttttggatgatttacttCATGAATGATACTGAACAttattgttgaggatcgaagttgagtttagaggggggtgaataaactctactcgtttttctttctctttcgatgaggtactaaaatcctgttagagatagcatgaagaacctaaagggggggggggtgaataggttctttaaggccctttagcgtttttaaaacgagtttgcaaaaattgcaagcggaagacttgagggacaatcacaaataaaaatgaatgcgtaaagtaagtgcgtaaaataaatgcgtagtaaagtaaatgcgtaaagtaaagagggatagagatgtttatggaagttcgacgaagaatcgtctacgtctccccttctcgatgaggatcgaggtatcactatgacgacttggctttaggagctccaagctagcttttacaaccacgcctcgatgcgtctacttggccttgagggctccaaggatagccacgaactttacaacccactcgagagtattactttcactctttttctacaactcttttgatattacaactcttttaatcaacgcacacaagagatagtagaaagctttgtaagagacaagagagaatggagtggatgattgagaatgcatcctcaaaggcctatttatactagtcttggacgccaaggttcggatcttctgtttatacttcagaacgtccgatgtgattgaaatcaatttgcgtaattctgggatgacttcggatcttccgttcttgacttcgtagggtccgaacatatgcttcggagggaccgatcaaacttcgtttcttctgaacagttcttttagacagtgtatgaacaacttcggaaggtccgaactccagttcgtaccgtccgaacattcccgcgtttccggagatttgaaatcttcaacacttcgtagcttccgatcatgtccatcgtagcgtccgaaatctactcaatcaacagtcagatcaatttgtctccggattgaagtgatttgattgcttgtgttcggaacgtccgatccagtcttcggaacgtccgaacttgctcctcgcagcttccgaacagcttctattttgcttctgattggcacaatttcggaacgtccgaaccaaatttcggatcttccgaacgtaaccttgttcttaatttcctgcatgcctcaatataaaacattagtacatttttaatccaagttttggtatcatcaaaacaaaaactttgggatatgttacatcattaaaaacattaatctcatcctcgagatttgtatgcgtttaaggcgtaacattgtagtttatcttgtgcatacaccttcacctagattacaataatatGTGCGGATACAATCTGacgaagtagtagaaaaacaataataacagtagacatcagttgtttatggaagttcgaagatgaaatcttctacgtctccccttcttctgtttccaaaaggtataactaaaagactttggatattacagtacaactcttgtacattcccacttcagaaggacttacacatcagcctactgaaactcttagttacccGACTCACAAATAATGTGACACAAagagttctgaaaagactcttttcagattacaatctCTTTCTGATAAGTTATGTATTTGAAAGATTGTAAAGaatgtaagaatcagtagcacaagatgatcttcaaaacaTCAGATAtgttgctatgaagcgtgtgctacttttctttgtgttgaactctaagtgatcaaggaatttcgaggttgTCTGTTGAGTAaaagctttgatccttgaaaagatattatGCGTATTAGGGTGTCCGTGAAAGGATTAGTTCCACGAATATATAAGTGattgagttcaacgttcataatcagaagatgtcttcagataactgatataatcagctttattaccaaaaatggttcctgcagaaaagctataaaacaatcagttccGTTTTATACTAAACTTagtaaagtgcattaaatgactccgtatagtatttaatgctgcaattaatactagtacttggagctttaacggtaacatttaaactAGTCACGTTAGGCAACATCTTCTACTGGTTCTGTTTTgctatcctttctactgctttGGTTTTGCaagaccagtagcttctgatttCTAGTTAGTCTACTATTTCTtgctggtctgctggttttttttatatacatcgccacaattaaattcatgtctatcaatttctccctttgtggtgatgacaaaacctaaacagtagaaaaaCGTTGAATAACAGATAATCATGTGGCAAAAGGATAAAGTTAATAAAGtaacaaattaaattattaatcagttccaatgtccctgtaaatgatttcttcatcTTGAGGATCAGGATCCTGAAATCTTCTATCTGAAGGTTCAGCCTCTGATTGCCTTAGAGCTTCTGATTGATCTTTTcgttcttccccctttttggcatcagcagCGATCACAAGGGCCAAGAGGTCATCCATTCTTCCAGACAGATTCTGAATGCCATTagttagcatctccagatacgga
Proteins encoded:
- the LOC140820990 gene encoding protein RESPONSE TO LOW SULFUR 3-like; translated protein: MAPNTVVPSDTTAPPHHGSHGDRETLIKRNEELEKELRNSLEREERMKQELTRAWERLRVAEEAEERACFQLGELEAESVDHAQEYRAHSLLLMEQLALAQKLLKEASINVSFPTPQL